In Methanothermus fervidus DSM 2088, a single genomic region encodes these proteins:
- a CDS encoding methyltransferase (COGs: COG2263 RNA methylase~InterPro IPR002052: IPR010456~KEGG: msi:Msm_0764 ribosomal L11 RNA methyltransferase (SAM-dependent)~PFAM: ribosomal L11 methyltransferase~SPTR: B9AE95 Putative uncharacterized protein~PFAM: Putative RNA methylase family UPF0020): protein MSGKENIPVEIYRKKQLEMILQKVPQPSNPKPELEQYLTPANIAADLLWNAKILGDINKKVVVDLGCGTGIFSIGSSLLGAKKVLGIDIDEDVIKTAESLSRELKLKNILFLKKNVLKISKKEIFQIVGEVDTLIQNPPFGIQKSAKKGMDKKFIKKALELSKVIYSFHAKGSGSFIKKYFEKHGGKVTHVFQYTFPIPCIYEFHREEIKNVDVIVFRVLNYSLI, encoded by the coding sequence ATGTCAGGAAAAGAGAACATTCCTGTAGAAATATACCGTAAAAAACAACTTGAAATGATACTCCAAAAAGTTCCACAACCATCAAATCCAAAACCAGAGTTAGAACAATATTTAACCCCCGCCAACATAGCTGCAGATTTATTATGGAATGCTAAAATTTTAGGGGACATAAATAAAAAAGTTGTGGTGGATTTAGGTTGTGGTACCGGGATATTTTCTATAGGATCTTCATTATTAGGTGCAAAAAAAGTATTAGGTATAGACATAGACGAAGATGTTATTAAAACTGCAGAATCATTGTCTAGAGAACTTAAATTAAAAAATATTTTGTTTTTGAAAAAAAATGTATTAAAAATTTCAAAAAAAGAAATATTTCAAATTGTGGGTGAAGTAGATACCTTAATTCAAAACCCACCATTCGGTATACAAAAATCTGCTAAAAAAGGAATGGACAAAAAATTCATAAAAAAGGCATTGGAATTATCTAAAGTAATATATTCATTTCATGCAAAAGGCAGTGGATCATTTATCAAAAAATATTTTGAAAAGCATGGAGGCAAAGTGACCCATGTTTTTCAATATACATTTCCAATTCCATGCATATATGAATTCCATAGAGAAGAGATTAAAAATGTTGATGTAATTGTTTTTAGAGTTTTAAATTACTCATTAATTTAA
- a CDS encoding PBS lyase HEAT domain protein repeat-containing protein (COGs: COG1413 FOG: HEAT repeat~InterPro IPR016024: IPR004155: IPR011989~KEGG: msi:Msm_0372 heat repeat-containing PBS lyase~PFAM: PBS lyase HEAT domain protein repeat-containing protein~SMART: PBS lyase HEAT domain protein repeat-containing protein~SPTR: B9AH60 Putative uncharacterized protein~PFAM: PBS lyase HEAT-like repeat; HEAT repeat), whose amino-acid sequence MLKDETVRRLISDLKSKDEYVRTQAMELLEEIGNGAVAHLIDALSDENKYIRAGAARVLGNIGDTKAIEPLINALRDESKIVRREASTALCKIGKNAGKKLAKLLDDEDWRVRGAAAWIIGEIKYKPAVKRLVELLDDKSGFVRTGAAWALMNIGGKEVEENMKKIMKNGSEFAKRIAKHYLSKK is encoded by the coding sequence ATGTTAAAGGATGAAACTGTCAGAAGGTTAATATCTGATCTTAAAAGCAAAGATGAATATGTTAGGACCCAAGCAATGGAATTGCTTGAGGAAATTGGAAATGGTGCAGTTGCACATTTAATTGATGCACTATCAGATGAAAATAAGTATATAAGAGCAGGGGCAGCGCGAGTTCTTGGCAATATTGGGGATACCAAGGCTATAGAACCTCTAATAAATGCATTAAGAGACGAAAGCAAGATTGTGAGAAGAGAAGCAAGTACTGCATTATGTAAGATTGGGAAAAATGCTGGTAAAAAATTAGCAAAGTTATTAGATGATGAAGATTGGAGAGTTAGAGGAGCAGCTGCATGGATAATTGGTGAAATAAAATATAAACCTGCAGTTAAAAGATTGGTTGAATTGCTTGATGATAAAAGTGGATTTGTAAGAACAGGTGCTGCATGGGCCCTTATGAATATTGGAGGGAAGGAAGTTGAGGAAAATATGAAAAAAATAATGAAAAATGGATCTGAATTTGCTAAACGCATTGCAAAACATTATTTAAGTAAAAAATAG
- a CDS encoding alpha-ribazole phosphatase CobZ (COGs: COG1267 Phosphatidylglycerophosphatase A and related protein~InterPro IPR007686: IPR017577~KEGG: msi:Msm_0934 phosphatidylglycerophosphatase A-related protein~PFAM: phosphatidylglycerophosphatase A~SPTR: A5ULR1 Predicted phosphatidylglycerophosphatase A-related protein~TIGRFAM: alpha-ribazole phosphatase CobZ~PFAM: Phosphatidylglycerophosphatase A~TIGRFAM: alpha-ribazole phosphatase CobZ): MIKVCKDIDAIPWIKKTKRTIYLYRDKGFSTIGVCDLNMDIENVKKVIYTRKSKLSVDKNTKGCLRGFNNYCLETTKNFNFIVFFNEEEPIFDVMLILNKTLDKREMIKCFKITVETLKNILKEKDFEIRNILIISPVKMQKITTDKIFSKLEDIAEDVFKKVLRKVKTKKIHEYLKDFGISIEKLVDAGMELCVGVETTEKLRNKLKHQINKALDDINVVTLIMAAMRVEEDFHFYRIEGFNIDDDPAYLYTDEVFGMAIANQIAGTKAIFNFKRYDEEKPGIISKLPPLMDDVVAGLIAGCMSKIFEE; encoded by the coding sequence GTGATAAAAGTGTGTAAAGATATAGATGCTATCCCATGGATCAAAAAAACAAAAAGAACGATATATTTATATAGAGACAAAGGATTTTCAACAATTGGAGTCTGTGACTTAAACATGGACATTGAAAATGTTAAGAAAGTTATCTATACAAGAAAAAGTAAATTGAGCGTAGATAAAAATACAAAAGGGTGTTTAAGGGGTTTTAACAATTATTGTTTAGAAACTACAAAAAATTTTAATTTTATAGTTTTCTTCAATGAAGAAGAACCTATTTTTGATGTCATGTTAATACTAAACAAAACCTTAGACAAGCGAGAGATGATAAAATGTTTTAAAATAACTGTGGAAACATTGAAAAATATTTTAAAGGAAAAGGATTTTGAAATTAGGAATATATTGATAATATCACCGGTTAAGATGCAGAAAATTACTACAGATAAAATCTTTTCAAAATTAGAAGATATAGCTGAGGATGTCTTTAAAAAAGTTTTAAGAAAAGTTAAAACGAAGAAAATACATGAATATCTCAAAGATTTTGGAATAAGTATTGAAAAATTGGTAGATGCTGGTATGGAACTTTGTGTAGGCGTTGAAACTACTGAAAAATTACGTAATAAACTAAAACATCAAATAAATAAGGCATTGGATGATATAAATGTAGTAACATTAATTATGGCTGCTATGCGGGTGGAAGAAGATTTCCATTTTTACAGAATTGAAGGTTTTAATATTGATGATGATCCTGCATACTTATATACAGATGAAGTTTTTGGAATGGCTATAGCAAATCAAATTGCAGGAACAAAAGCAATTTTTAATTTTAAAAGATATGATGAAGAAAAACCAGGAATAATATCCAAATTACCACCATTAATGGACGATGTTGTAGCTGGTTTAATTGCAGGTTGCATGTCAAAAATATTTGAAGAATAG